The Malus domestica chromosome 10, GDT2T_hap1 genome contains a region encoding:
- the LOC139188575 gene encoding uncharacterized mitochondrial protein AtMg00810-like, translating into MDEEMMALHKNDTWELTELPKGKKLSGVDGSLQSNTRQTDQWTAANLNWPLKQFDVKNAFLHGHLKEEVYMDFPPGYNAGRKTRRSGKVIALIIYVDDMIIMGDDSEEMMKLEKSLAAEFKMKNLGDLKYFLGVEVARLSRGIFLSQRKYVLDLLKEIGMLGCKPVDTPITEKHYLGIYPYQEPVDKGIYQRLVGRLIYLSHTRPDIAYAVSVVSQFMHSPSVDHMAAVMRILAYLKSAPRKGILYEHHGHMRIEGFTDADWAGDVTDWAGDVLIGGNLVTWRSKKHNVVSRSSAEAEYRGMAHGVCEILWLRKLLWGLGCTQKEAMKLYCDNKSAREKN; encoded by the exons atggatgaagaaatgatGGCACTGCATAAGAATGATACGTGGGAGTTAACAGAGctaccaaaaggaaaaaaactgTCGGGTGTAGATGGGTCTTTACAATCAAATACAAGGCAGACGGATCAGTGGACAG CTGCAAATTTGAATTGGCCATTGAAAcagtttgatgtaaaaaatgcttttcttcatgggcaCCTGAAAGAAGAagtatatatggattttcctccGGGGTATAATGCCGGAAGGAAAACCAGA AGAAGTGGTAAAGTGATAGccttaattatttatgtggatgacatgatAATAATGGGTGATGATTCGGAGGAGATGATGAAATTAGAAAAAAGTCTTGCCGCTGAATTTAAGATGAAGAATTTGGGAGATTTGAAATATTTCCTTGGAGTGGAAGTCGCCCGGTTATCTagaggtattttcttgtctcaacGTAAATATGTTCTGGATTTATTAAAGGAAATAGGCATGCTGGGATGTAAACCTGTGGACACTCCTATCACAGAAAAACATTATTTGGGGATTTATCCATATCAGGAACCGGTTGACAAAGGTATATATCAAAGGCTAGTGGGGAGGCtgatttatttgtctcacactcgtCCGGATATTGCCTATGCCGTAAGTGTGgttagtcagtttatgcactcaccaaGTGTGGATCATATGGCGGCAGTAATGAGAATCTTGGCATACTTGAAGTCTGCCCCAAGAAAGGGAATTTTGTATGAACATCATGGACATATGAGGATCGAGGGATttactgatgctgattgggcaggtgatGTGACTGATTGGGCAGGTGATGTGCTGATTGGAGGTAATTTAGTTACGTGGCGGAGtaagaagcataatgtggtatCACGGTCCTCTGCTGAAGCAGAGTATAGGGGTATGGCACATGGTGTGTGTGAGATCCTTTGGCTACGAAAGTTGCTTTGGGGTCTTGGTTGTACACAGAAAGAGGCGATGAAATTGTATTGTGACAATAAGTCTGCTAGAGAAAAAAACTAA